A part of Acidobacteriota bacterium genomic DNA contains:
- a CDS encoding sulfide/dihydroorotate dehydrogenase-like FAD/NAD-binding protein → MACILEMEEIAPAFKSYVIHEPVIARRHRAGQFVIVYLHEHSERIPLTIADSNPVRGTIRLVVQEVGKTTMEMGTLRPGDSIEVVGPLGKPTHVENFGTCVCIGGGAGIAPLLPIALALDDAGNHVVSILGGRTQELVILRREMEEVSDEIYYTTDDGSFGAKGLVTHALDAYIEDKGRPDLVIAIGPAVMMRAVSEQTRPLGIKTLVSLNTIMVDGTGMCGGCRVPVGGESKFVCVDGPEFDGHEVDFEMLMKRQRIYLEQEEVARRRFLESHQCRATATGGS, encoded by the coding sequence ATGGCCTGCATTCTCGAGATGGAAGAGATCGCACCCGCTTTCAAGAGCTACGTGATCCATGAGCCGGTGATTGCCCGCAGGCACCGCGCGGGCCAGTTCGTCATCGTCTACCTTCATGAACACTCCGAGAGGATCCCACTCACCATCGCAGACTCCAACCCGGTCAGGGGCACCATCAGGCTGGTCGTGCAGGAGGTCGGCAAGACCACCATGGAAATGGGCACCCTCAGACCCGGCGATTCCATCGAGGTCGTCGGACCGCTCGGCAAGCCGACCCACGTCGAGAACTTCGGCACCTGCGTGTGTATCGGCGGTGGTGCGGGCATCGCGCCGCTCCTTCCCATAGCTCTCGCCCTTGACGACGCCGGCAACCACGTGGTGTCGATCCTCGGGGGACGCACCCAGGAGCTGGTCATCCTCCGGCGCGAGATGGAAGAGGTGTCGGACGAGATCTATTACACGACCGACGACGGCAGCTTTGGCGCGAAGGGCCTGGTGACCCACGCCCTCGACGCCTACATCGAGGACAAAGGAAGGCCGGATCTGGTGATCGCTATCGGCCCGGCCGTGATGATGCGGGCGGTGTCCGAGCAAACCAGGCCCCTTGGCATCAAGACTCTGGTCTCGCTCAACACGATCATGGTCGACGGCACCGGAATGTGCGGCGGCTGCCGGGTTCCGGTCGGCGGAGAGTCGAAGTTCGTGTGCGTCGACGGGCCCGAGTTCGACGGCCACGAGGTCGACTTCGAAATGCTCATGAAGCGGCAACGGATCTACCTCGAACAGGAGGAGGTCGCCCGCAGGCGGTTCCTCGAATCTCACCAATGTCGGGCCACCGCAACTGGAGGTTCGTAG
- a CDS encoding zinc ribbon domain-containing protein produces the protein MPIYEYRCTECGSQFSRLQKIGAGSEGVKCPACESENVERQLSSFASTSGSPDVACSTPSSCSSGFS, from the coding sequence ATGCCTATCTACGAATATCGATGCACCGAATGCGGGAGCCAATTTTCACGCCTGCAGAAGATCGGCGCCGGGTCAGAGGGCGTGAAATGCCCCGCATGTGAGAGCGAAAACGTCGAGCGCCAACTCTCGAGCTTCGCCAGCACTTCGGGATCACCAGACGTCGCCTGTTCGACACCGTCGAGCTGCTCGAGCGGCTTTTCCTGA
- a CDS encoding metalloregulator ArsR/SmtB family transcription factor, with protein sequence MIASDELLNRIAEVLKAMADPTRLKILHCLHNGERCVSEILEVVGGSQANVSKHLSVLKRAGLVDPRRAGLNVYYRIIDDGVFTICRNVCDSLELRVDHDRQTILQGRQEVMDLESGKKVKA encoded by the coding sequence GTGATCGCATCAGATGAACTGCTCAACCGGATTGCCGAAGTCCTCAAGGCGATGGCCGACCCGACTCGATTGAAGATCCTCCACTGCCTTCACAACGGCGAGCGGTGCGTCTCGGAGATCCTCGAGGTCGTGGGCGGAAGCCAGGCCAACGTGTCCAAGCACCTGTCCGTGCTCAAGCGCGCGGGTCTGGTCGACCCCCGGCGCGCTGGCCTCAACGTCTATTACCGCATCATCGACGACGGCGTCTTCACGATATGCCGCAACGTCTGCGACTCGCTGGAGCTGCGGGTGGATCACGACCGCCAGACGATTCTTCAGGGCCGGCAGGAGGTCATGGATCTCGAGAGCGGCAAGAAGGTCAAGGCCTGA
- a CDS encoding GAF domain-containing protein gives MVKCRQCRNVFHIIGDALNSQLDTTVMLEKAARSIVKEFHLKACHFRLLSRDLQTLDHVAAYGLSEAFLNKGPVDAEKSVAEALKGNVVDVLDCVSDPRVQYPKAFEAEGIASLLTVPLKTRGQVIGVMRLFTSARREFLQDEIEFFKVVALFCTSAITDSMFRLILANVTEAIRSSLDLQVVLDAIVTTVSEDLRTHGCAIQLIDRRTSTLETRASFGLGEPFVKGMCDLCCPKLVEEVLQGSCVAVLDGREDERIEHAEELTREGVASILLVPLETRGKTIGVLSLFTNNPYRFSDDEKLLMMSIGEQCSLAIDNAMMFAALKRRYETLVDDFHLWFEHSQSYPHRGPTV, from the coding sequence ATGGTCAAGTGCCGCCAGTGCCGCAACGTGTTCCACATCATCGGCGATGCCCTCAACTCCCAACTCGACACCACCGTCATGCTGGAAAAGGCGGCGCGATCGATCGTCAAGGAGTTTCATCTCAAGGCCTGCCACTTCCGGCTCCTCAGCCGCGACCTCCAGACGCTCGACCACGTTGCGGCCTACGGCTTGAGCGAGGCCTTTCTCAACAAGGGCCCGGTCGACGCGGAAAAAAGCGTCGCCGAGGCTCTCAAGGGAAACGTGGTGGACGTCCTCGATTGCGTCTCGGATCCCAGGGTTCAGTACCCGAAAGCGTTCGAGGCCGAGGGGATTGCCTCGTTGTTGACGGTTCCACTGAAGACTCGCGGCCAGGTGATCGGGGTGATGCGCCTCTTTACCAGCGCCCGCCGAGAGTTCCTGCAAGACGAGATCGAGTTCTTCAAGGTAGTGGCGCTCTTCTGTACCAGCGCCATCACCGACTCGATGTTCCGGCTGATCCTGGCCAACGTGACCGAAGCCATCCGATCTTCGCTCGATCTGCAGGTGGTGCTGGACGCAATCGTCACGACCGTGTCCGAAGACCTGCGGACGCATGGTTGTGCGATCCAGCTGATCGACAGGCGGACTTCCACCCTCGAAACGCGCGCGTCCTTCGGGCTTGGCGAGCCCTTTGTGAAGGGGATGTGCGACCTCTGTTGCCCGAAGCTGGTCGAGGAGGTGCTGCAAGGCTCGTGCGTCGCGGTTCTCGACGGTCGCGAGGACGAACGGATCGAGCACGCCGAAGAGTTGACTCGCGAAGGTGTCGCTTCGATCCTGCTGGTGCCGCTCGAGACGCGGGGCAAGACGATCGGTGTCCTGAGCCTGTTCACCAACAATCCCTACAGGTTCTCGGACGACGAGAAACTGCTGATGATGTCGATTGGCGAGCAGTGTTCGCTGGCGATCGACAACGCGATGATGTTTGCCGCCCTCAAGCGGCGCTACGAGACGCTGGTCGATGACTTCCACCTTTGGTTCGAGCACTCGCAGTCGTATCCGCACCGGGGACCGACCGTTTGA